A window of the Streptomyces griseochromogenes genome harbors these coding sequences:
- a CDS encoding histidinol-phosphate transaminase translates to MSFGIDDLPVRDELRGKSPYGAPQLDVPVRLNTNENPYPLPEPLVERIAERVREAARDLNRYPDRDAVQLRAELAKYLTRTGKYPLGIENVWAANGSNEVIQQLLQTFGGPGRTAIGFEPSYSMHALIARGTGTAWLSGPRSEDFTIDLAAAERVIAEHRPDVVFITTPNNPTGNAVPPETVLALYDAAQAAGPSMVVVDEAYIEFSHGDSLLPLLEGRPYLVVSRTMSKAFGAAGLRLGYLAAHPAVVDAVQLVRLPYHLSAITQATALAALEHTDTLLKYVEQLKAERDRLVAELRAAGYAVVESDANFVQFGRFENAHEVWRKILDRGVLVRDNGVPGWLRVSAGTPEENDAFLDAVREVKKELEA, encoded by the coding sequence GTGAGCTTCGGAATCGACGATCTCCCCGTACGGGACGAGCTGCGCGGCAAGTCCCCCTACGGCGCGCCCCAACTGGACGTCCCCGTACGGCTGAACACGAACGAGAACCCCTACCCGCTGCCCGAGCCGCTCGTCGAGCGCATCGCGGAGCGGGTACGGGAGGCGGCCCGCGACCTGAACCGCTACCCCGACCGGGACGCGGTCCAGCTGCGCGCCGAGCTGGCCAAGTACCTGACGAGGACGGGCAAGTACCCGCTCGGCATCGAGAACGTGTGGGCGGCCAACGGCTCCAACGAGGTCATCCAGCAGCTGCTGCAGACCTTCGGCGGACCGGGCCGCACCGCCATCGGCTTCGAGCCGTCGTACTCGATGCACGCGCTCATCGCGCGCGGCACCGGTACGGCCTGGCTCTCCGGCCCGCGCTCCGAGGACTTCACGATCGACCTCGCCGCGGCCGAGCGGGTCATCGCCGAGCACCGGCCCGACGTCGTCTTCATCACCACCCCCAACAACCCCACCGGCAACGCGGTCCCGCCCGAGACGGTCCTCGCGCTGTACGACGCGGCCCAGGCGGCCGGGCCGTCGATGGTGGTCGTGGACGAGGCCTACATCGAGTTCAGCCACGGCGACTCGCTGCTGCCGCTGCTGGAGGGCCGGCCGTACCTGGTCGTCTCCCGCACCATGTCGAAGGCGTTCGGCGCCGCGGGCCTGCGCCTCGGCTACCTCGCCGCGCACCCGGCGGTCGTGGACGCCGTCCAGCTCGTCCGGCTGCCGTACCACCTCTCGGCCATCACCCAGGCGACCGCCCTGGCCGCCCTGGAGCACACGGACACGCTGCTGAAGTACGTCGAGCAGCTCAAGGCGGAGCGGGACCGGCTGGTCGCCGAGCTGCGCGCGGCGGGCTACGCCGTCGTGGAGTCCGACGCGAACTTCGTACAGTTCGGCCGGTTCGAGAACGCCCACGAGGTCTGGCGGAAGATCCTCGACCGAGGGGTCCTGGTGCGGGACAACGGCGTACCGGGATGGCTGCGGGTGTCCGCCGGAACCCCCGAAGAGAACGACGCGTTCCTCGACGCGGTCCGTGAAGTGAAGAAGGAGCTTGAGGCATGA
- a CDS encoding ABC transporter permease: MSVVPAEVLPGDARAVPQAARGAAELGPPARLWPSLVAVYRAQLSRARVARIPLLFVATFQSVGITVMMRGVVDSAGEARSVVAGSSVLVVAYVALNLLSQYFGQLRASGGLDHYATLPVPPAAVVLGAAGAYASFTVPGTLVTAVFGCVLFGLPLSNLWILVAVIPLAGAALAGLGAACGLLAPRPELATLLGQLGMSAALLLGVLPADRMPEIVRLARDLLPSTYGVEAYARTFGAHPDWAVVLADLGVCAGVGVVSLAVAAWAYRRAAVR, encoded by the coding sequence GTGAGTGTCGTACCCGCCGAGGTGCTGCCGGGCGATGCCCGGGCCGTGCCACAGGCGGCCCGGGGCGCGGCCGAACTCGGGCCGCCCGCACGGCTGTGGCCCTCGCTGGTGGCCGTCTACCGGGCGCAGCTGTCCCGGGCCCGGGTGGCCCGCATCCCGTTGCTGTTCGTGGCGACCTTCCAGTCCGTCGGCATCACCGTGATGATGCGCGGCGTCGTCGACAGCGCCGGCGAGGCGCGGTCCGTGGTGGCCGGGTCGTCGGTGCTGGTCGTCGCCTATGTCGCGCTGAATCTGCTGTCGCAGTACTTCGGGCAGCTGCGGGCCAGCGGCGGGCTCGATCACTACGCCACGCTGCCGGTGCCGCCGGCCGCGGTCGTGCTGGGCGCGGCGGGGGCGTACGCCTCCTTCACCGTGCCGGGGACCTTGGTGACCGCCGTCTTCGGGTGTGTGCTGTTCGGTCTGCCGCTGTCCAACCTGTGGATCCTGGTGGCCGTGATCCCGCTCGCCGGGGCAGCGCTGGCCGGGCTGGGCGCCGCCTGCGGGCTGCTCGCGCCGCGGCCCGAGCTGGCCACACTGCTCGGACAGCTGGGCATGTCCGCGGCGCTGCTGCTGGGCGTGCTGCCGGCCGACCGGATGCCGGAGATCGTGCGGCTGGCGCGGGATCTGCTGCCGTCGACCTACGGCGTGGAGGCCTACGCGCGGACCTTCGGGGCGCACCCCGACTGGGCCGTCGTCCTCGCTGACCTGGGGGTGTGCGCGGGCGTCGGGGTCGTCTCGCTGGCCGTGGCGGCCTGGGCGTACCGCAGGGCGGCCGTCCGGTGA
- a CDS encoding AAA family ATPase encodes MTAPLTPPPPPHDDSPHQVRQAPPAGAPVAGWYEEDGPGMKTEVREAVVITVAVALGGVLLGLLWSWLAPHVPLVGEELDRSWVVYLKDTEGEQAIGVDGTFTLLGLAFGLVSGVVVFLLRRRGGVPAVVALGLGGLLGSLLAWRLGVWLGPESDVIAHAKAVGKGVTFSAPLKLGAKGALLAWPLAGLLVHLGLTALFGPRDPEPMYPEQP; translated from the coding sequence GTGACCGCACCGCTGACGCCGCCTCCGCCGCCGCACGACGACTCCCCGCACCAGGTCCGGCAGGCTCCGCCTGCCGGGGCGCCGGTGGCGGGCTGGTACGAAGAGGACGGCCCTGGAATGAAGACAGAAGTGCGGGAGGCCGTCGTGATCACGGTGGCCGTGGCACTCGGCGGAGTGCTGCTCGGGCTGCTGTGGTCGTGGCTGGCGCCGCATGTGCCGCTCGTGGGCGAGGAGCTCGACCGCAGCTGGGTCGTCTACCTCAAGGACACCGAGGGGGAGCAGGCCATCGGGGTGGACGGGACGTTCACGCTGCTGGGGCTGGCCTTCGGGCTGGTCAGCGGGGTGGTGGTGTTCCTGCTGCGGCGGCGTGGGGGCGTGCCGGCCGTGGTGGCACTCGGCCTCGGCGGATTGCTCGGGTCGCTGCTCGCCTGGCGGCTGGGGGTGTGGCTGGGCCCCGAGTCCGATGTGATCGCGCACGCGAAGGCGGTGGGGAAGGGGGTCACCTTCTCGGCGCCGTTGAAGCTGGGGGCGAAGGGCGCGCTGCTGGCCTGGCCGCTGGCCGGGCTGCTGGTGCATCTCGGGCTCACGGCGCTGTTCGGGCCGCGGGATCCCGAGCCGATGTACCCGGAGCAGCCGTAG
- the ybaK gene encoding Cys-tRNA(Pro) deacylase codes for MAKKSKKQQSGGTPATVALTTAGVDYTVHAYDHDPSHASYGEEAAEAMGVPPDRVFKTLVADVDGALTVAVVPVSGTLDLKALAAAVGGKRATMADPALAERTTGYVRGGISPLGQRKKLPTVLDDSADTHPTICVSAGRRGLEVELSPGDLADLTAAVLAPIGRG; via the coding sequence ATGGCGAAGAAGTCGAAGAAGCAGCAGTCCGGTGGCACCCCGGCGACCGTGGCCCTGACGACGGCGGGCGTGGACTACACGGTCCACGCCTACGACCACGACCCCTCCCACGCCTCCTACGGCGAGGAGGCCGCGGAGGCGATGGGCGTCCCGCCCGACCGGGTCTTCAAGACCCTGGTGGCCGACGTGGACGGCGCCCTGACGGTGGCGGTGGTCCCGGTGTCCGGCACGCTGGATCTCAAGGCCCTGGCGGCGGCGGTGGGCGGCAAGCGGGCCACCATGGCCGACCCCGCCCTCGCCGAGCGCACCACCGGCTATGTCCGCGGCGGCATCTCCCCGCTGGGCCAGCGCAAGAAGCTGCCGACGGTGCTGGACGACTCGGCCGACACCCACCCCACGATCTGTGTCTCGGCGGGTCGCAGAGGCCTGGAGGTCGAACTGTCCCCCGGCGACCTGGCCGACCTGACGGCAGCGGTACTGGCACCGATCGGCAGAGGCTGA
- a CDS encoding LON peptidase substrate-binding domain-containing protein yields the protein MTTVRLPLFPLNSVLFPGLVLPLNVFEERYRALMRELLKTPEDEPRRFVVVAIRDGYEVAPSAPGMPDPTTQPERGPAAGFGPDPLMAFQQVGCVADAATIRERADGTFEVLSTGTTRVRLLSVDASGPFLTAELEELPDQPGDEAGALADGVLRAFRQYQKRLAGARERSLSTGADLPDDPSVVSYLVAAAMVLDTPTKQRLLQAPDIASRLRDELKLLRAETAIIRSLPSLPAFELTRTPTSLN from the coding sequence GTGACCACCGTCCGTCTCCCGCTCTTTCCGCTGAACTCGGTGCTGTTCCCGGGGCTCGTGCTTCCGCTGAACGTGTTCGAGGAGCGCTATCGCGCCCTGATGCGCGAACTGTTGAAGACCCCCGAGGACGAGCCGCGCCGGTTCGTCGTCGTGGCCATCCGCGACGGCTACGAGGTGGCGCCCAGCGCTCCGGGCATGCCGGACCCGACCACACAGCCCGAGCGCGGCCCGGCGGCCGGGTTCGGCCCCGACCCGCTCATGGCCTTCCAGCAGGTGGGCTGCGTGGCGGACGCGGCGACCATCCGGGAGCGTGCCGACGGCACCTTCGAGGTGCTGTCGACCGGGACGACCCGGGTGCGGCTGCTGTCCGTGGACGCGTCGGGCCCGTTCCTGACGGCGGAGCTGGAGGAGCTGCCGGACCAGCCCGGCGACGAGGCGGGCGCACTGGCGGACGGGGTGTTGCGCGCCTTCCGCCAGTACCAGAAGCGGCTGGCGGGCGCCCGCGAACGCTCGCTCTCGACGGGCGCCGACCTTCCGGACGACCCGTCGGTGGTCTCCTACCTCGTCGCCGCGGCGATGGTCCTCGACACACCGACGAAGCAGCGGCTGCTCCAGGCACCGGACATCGCCTCCCGGCTCCGGGACGAGCTGAAACTGCTTCGCGCGGAGACGGCGATCATCCGTAGCCTGCCCTCGTTGCCCGCGTTCGAGCTGACGCGGACGCCGACCAGTCTGAACTGA
- a CDS encoding oxidoreductase produces the protein MTEGAGLRAGDLPDDLTAAEAGMWQAFRNGSVYDLSSGDAAVDDPHGAHPWGPERSVRARIVCWLLLDGPPALAGRVSSLKLAGVRITGTLDLAGGTVMPYMEMRGCRFDHEILLPEARFTTVRLVDCAVPRLEAARVHTEGDLHLPRCRFQNGVRLTDAHIGTDLLLNQAVVYRDRSGRSIAADGMTVGQDLQAELLESHGEFSLRSAKVGVSLSLRGAKLANPYARLALNAPQLTVGRTLYLTPAGVGSPLLSGTTPARGTRIQRFEAQGGVRLDDGRFGDAIDLERARFVLTDDQVLSLRRVQTPELRFLGDGPQRGQVLLSGARIVNLVDRADSWPGPGSLHMGGFTYENLVPRGPFPLTRRLDWVTAATAEYNPEPYERLAAVLRAAGEDEDAREVLLAKQRRRRETLPLATKFWGYVQDWTVAYGYRPGRAAVWMAVLWAAGTLAFSHAAHPPVNSGGHPSWSPALFTLDLLLPVIDLGQVGQWQLRGGWQWLSAAMIMLGWILATTVAAGATRLLRRS, from the coding sequence GTGACCGAGGGGGCCGGCCTGCGCGCCGGGGACCTGCCGGACGACCTGACCGCTGCCGAGGCGGGCATGTGGCAGGCCTTCCGCAACGGCAGCGTGTACGACCTGAGCAGCGGGGACGCCGCTGTCGACGATCCGCACGGAGCGCACCCCTGGGGGCCCGAGCGGAGCGTGCGGGCGCGTATCGTCTGCTGGCTGCTGCTGGACGGGCCGCCCGCGCTCGCGGGCCGGGTGTCCTCGCTGAAGCTGGCCGGTGTGCGGATCACCGGCACGCTGGACCTGGCGGGCGGCACGGTCATGCCGTACATGGAGATGCGCGGCTGCCGCTTCGACCACGAGATCCTGCTGCCCGAGGCCCGCTTCACGACCGTGCGCCTGGTGGACTGCGCGGTGCCGCGCCTGGAGGCGGCCCGGGTGCACACCGAGGGCGATCTGCACCTGCCGCGCTGCCGCTTCCAGAACGGGGTGCGGCTGACCGACGCGCACATCGGCACCGATCTGCTGCTCAACCAGGCGGTCGTGTACCGGGACCGCAGCGGCCGCTCGATCGCCGCGGACGGCATGACCGTCGGCCAGGACCTGCAGGCGGAGCTCCTGGAGTCGCACGGCGAGTTCAGCCTGCGCAGTGCCAAGGTCGGGGTCTCGCTGAGCCTGCGCGGAGCGAAACTGGCCAATCCGTACGCGCGGCTCGCCCTGAACGCGCCGCAGCTGACCGTCGGGCGCACCCTGTATCTGACCCCGGCCGGTGTGGGCAGCCCGCTGCTGAGCGGGACGACTCCCGCGCGCGGGACGCGGATCCAGCGCTTCGAGGCCCAGGGCGGGGTACGGCTGGACGACGGCCGGTTCGGGGACGCCATCGACCTGGAGCGGGCCCGGTTCGTCCTCACCGACGACCAGGTGCTGTCGCTGCGCCGGGTGCAGACGCCGGAGCTGCGCTTCCTCGGGGACGGCCCGCAGCGCGGCCAGGTGCTGCTGTCCGGCGCGCGGATCGTCAACCTGGTGGACCGCGCCGACAGCTGGCCGGGCCCGGGCAGTCTGCACATGGGCGGTTTCACGTACGAGAACCTGGTCCCGCGGGGCCCCTTCCCGCTGACCCGGCGGCTGGACTGGGTGACCGCGGCCACCGCCGAGTACAACCCGGAGCCGTACGAGCGGCTGGCCGCCGTGCTGCGCGCGGCCGGGGAGGACGAGGATGCCCGCGAGGTGCTGCTCGCCAAGCAGCGCCGGCGCCGCGAGACGCTGCCGCTGGCCACCAAGTTCTGGGGTTACGTCCAGGACTGGACGGTGGCCTACGGCTACCGCCCCGGCCGGGCCGCGGTGTGGATGGCGGTGCTGTGGGCGGCGGGCACGCTCGCGTTCTCGCACGCCGCCCACCCGCCGGTGAACTCCGGCGGGCATCCGTCCTGGAGCCCCGCCCTGTTCACGCTGGATCTCCTGTTACCCGTGATCGACCTGGGCCAGGTCGGCCAGTGGCAGCTGCGTGGCGGCTGGCAGTGGCTGTCCGCGGCGATGATCATGCTGGGCTGGATCCTGGCGACGACGGTGGCGGCGGGTGCGACCCGGCTGCTGCGGCGGAGCTGA
- the hisD gene encoding histidinol dehydrogenase produces MISRIDLRGDALPEGPALRDLLPRADFDVQAALEKVRPICEAVHHRGDAALIDFAERFDGVRLESVRVPVQALAEALEALDPAVRAALEESIRRARLVHREQRRSTHTTQVVPGGSVTEKWVPVERVGLYAPGGRSVYPSSVIMNVVPAQEAGVESIALASPAQAEFAGLPHPTILAACALLGVDEVYAAGGATAVAMFAYGTESCPPANMVTGPGNIWVAAAKRYFTGKIGIDAEAGPTEIAVLADDTADPVHVASDLISQAEHDPLAAAVLVTDSVELADAVAKELEPQVAATKHVEDRIRPALAGKQSAIVLVDGIEEGLRVVDAYGAEHLEIQTADAARVADRVRNAGAIFIGPWAPVSLGDYAAGSNHVLPTGGCACHSSGLSVQSFLRGIHIVDYTKDALAEVAHHVVTLAEAEDLPAHGAAVKARFGWKVPTSK; encoded by the coding sequence GTGATCTCCCGAATCGATCTGCGCGGCGACGCCCTTCCCGAGGGCCCCGCCCTGCGCGACCTGCTGCCCCGAGCCGACTTCGACGTTCAGGCCGCCCTGGAGAAGGTGCGCCCGATCTGCGAGGCCGTGCATCATCGGGGCGACGCGGCGCTGATCGACTTCGCCGAGAGGTTCGACGGAGTACGGCTGGAATCCGTCCGTGTCCCGGTCCAGGCGCTCGCAGAAGCGCTCGAGGCCCTCGACCCGGCCGTGCGCGCGGCCCTGGAGGAGTCGATCCGCCGCGCCCGCCTGGTCCACCGCGAGCAGCGCCGCAGCACGCACACCACCCAGGTCGTGCCCGGCGGGTCCGTGACCGAGAAGTGGGTGCCGGTCGAGCGGGTCGGGCTCTACGCGCCCGGCGGCCGCTCGGTCTACCCGTCCTCCGTGATCATGAACGTGGTGCCGGCGCAGGAGGCAGGCGTCGAGTCGATCGCGCTCGCCTCCCCGGCCCAGGCGGAGTTCGCGGGCCTGCCGCACCCGACGATCCTCGCCGCGTGCGCCCTGCTCGGCGTGGACGAGGTCTATGCGGCAGGCGGCGCCACCGCCGTCGCGATGTTCGCCTACGGCACCGAGTCCTGCCCGCCCGCGAACATGGTCACGGGCCCGGGCAACATCTGGGTCGCCGCCGCCAAGCGCTACTTCACCGGCAAGATCGGCATCGACGCCGAGGCCGGCCCCACCGAGATCGCGGTCCTCGCGGACGACACCGCCGACCCGGTGCACGTGGCCTCGGACCTGATCAGCCAGGCCGAGCACGACCCGCTCGCGGCGGCCGTGCTGGTCACCGACTCCGTCGAGCTGGCCGACGCGGTGGCGAAGGAGCTGGAGCCGCAGGTCGCGGCCACCAAGCACGTCGAGGACCGCATCCGCCCGGCCCTCGCGGGCAAGCAGTCCGCGATCGTGCTGGTGGACGGCATCGAGGAAGGTCTCAGGGTGGTCGACGCGTACGGCGCCGAGCACCTGGAGATCCAGACCGCCGACGCCGCCCGGGTCGCCGACCGGGTCAGGAACGCCGGCGCGATCTTCATCGGCCCCTGGGCCCCGGTCTCGCTCGGCGACTACGCGGCCGGGTCCAACCACGTCCTGCCCACGGGCGGCTGTGCCTGCCACTCCTCGGGCCTGTCCGTCCAGTCCTTCCTGCGCGGCATCCACATCGTCGACTACACGAAGGACGCGCTGGCCGAGGTCGCGCACCACGTGGTGACGCTGGCCGAGGCGGAGGACCTGCCCGCGCACGGCGCGGCTGTCAAGGCGAGGTTCGGCTGGAAGGTACCGACGAGCAAGTGA